AGTACGGGCGATATGCCAACCCGACGTGGGAGGCCTTCGAGGAGGTGCTCGGGCGGTTGGAGGGCGGTCGCGCGCTCACCTTCGCCAGCGGGCTCGCAGCGGTGAGCGCGATCGTCGACCTGATCACCCCGGGCGAGAAGGTCGTGGTGCCACGCCACGCCTACCTCGGGGTGCTGACCATCCTGAGCGAACGCGAGCAACGCGGCCTGCTCAACGTCGTACGAGTCGACGTCGAGGACACCGCACAGGTGGTTGCCGCCTGCGACGACGCGGCGATCGTGTGGCTCGAGTCGCCGACGAACCCGATGCTCGAGGTCGCCGACATCGAGGCCATCGCGGCGGCGGCCCACGAGGCGGGCGCCAGAGTCGTCGTCGACAACACCTTCGCCACTCCCCTGGTGCAGCGTCCGCTCGACCTCGGCGCCGACATCGTCGTGCACTCGGCGACCAAGTACCTCGCCGGTCACAGCGACGCCGTGATCGGCGCGGTCGTCACCCGCGACGACGAGGTGCACAAGGCCATCGACGAACGGAGGGGCACGCTCGGGTCGACGCCCGGAGTACTCGAGTCCTGGCTGGCCGCCCGCGGCGTACGTACGCTCCATCTGCGCCTCGAGCGCGCCCAGTCGAACGCCGCCGAACTCGCCCGACGACTCGACGCGCACGATGCGATCGAACGCGTACGCTACCCGGGCTTCGGCTCGATGATCGCGATCGAGGTACGCGGTGGCGCACCCACTGCGGAACTCCTGACGCGGTCGGGACTCCTGTGGGTGAACGCCACCAGCCTCGGCGGCGTCGAGTCGACCTGGGAACGCCGGCGCCGATGGTCATCGGAGTCCGACACCGTTCCCGAGAACCTGATCCGGATGTCGGTCGGCATCGAGGACGTCGACGACCTATGGCGAGATCTGGAGACCGCCCTGGATGGGCTGCCCGACTGAGGCTGGTGCCGTACGCCCGCCCACACCGATGCACGTTGATGCTCAGGTCCGGCGATCACCCGCGGCATTGCTCCCCGCTTGCGCCACGCGGCTCAAGAACGCGTCTATCGTCTCGAGCTGTTCGGCGGTGAAGTCGGCGCACAGCGCGTCGACCGAGTCGTTCATCCCTCGATAACCAGCGTAGAGCTCCGGGAGTCGATCCGGCAGCGCGCGTACGACGACGGTCCGACGGTCGGCGGCATCGGGATCACGGGACCGCTCAATCCAGCCGCTCTTCTGGAGTCGGTCGAGGATCCCCGTCAGGGTCGCCGGGTGCAGCCCGGACAACCGGCCTACCGCACTCGGCGTCATCGGCCCACGGCGGGAGATGATATCGAGGCACTCCAGGTCGATGGACTTCAGCCCGACGCCGCTACCCACCCGCAGATCGAGCATGGTCAGCTCGTTGTTCAGCGCGCGTAGCGAGTCCTTCACCCGCTGCTGCAGCCGACGTCGGTTGGCATCTCCCGAACTTCGTCCTGATGTCATATGTTACGGTTTTCATACGTTATTGGTTTCACACTAAATGGTATCAGTTCCCGGGCGTCCGGGACGGAGAGGAAGACAGATGACGATCGTTGTGACGGGGGCGACCGGCAACGTCGGCCGATTGCTGGTCAGGCAGCTGATCGCGGGAGGCCATCGGGTGCGTGCCGTGACCCGGAGCCGCCTCGGTGCGTCGGCGCTACCCGACCAGGCCGAGATTCACCTCGGTGACCCGAGTAACCCGGACATCATCGGCGAGGCCATCGACGGGGCGGCTGCGATCTTCGTGAATCCACGCGCGGTCGGAATGGGAGCCGACCGACTGCTTGCCATGGCCGCAGAACGAGGGGTCGGCCGCGCGGTCGTGCTCTCCGCGACCAATGTGGACGACAATCCGGCACAGCAACCGTCCCGACTCAACGGCGACCGCAACGCGGAGGTCGAGAGAGCCGTCGTCGACTCGGGGATGGAGTGGGTCGCTCTGCGACCGACGTGGTTCCCGACCAACGCCATCGGCATGTACGCCCCCCAGATTCGCTCGGGCGACGTCGTACGAGGTGCGTACGCGGACTTCGCCGAGTCGCCTATCGACCTCGCCGATCTCGCGGAGGTCGCCACGCTCGCGCTCACGCACAGCGACCTGGTCGGCCGGAAGGTAGCGCTGACGGGGCCCGAGTCACTGAATCAGAGAGAGCTCGTCGACCGGCTGGGACAGGCGCTCGGGCGGCCGCTGACCTTCGAGGAGGTGCCGCCGGAGATCGCCCGTCAAGGGATGCTCGCCGCCGGCCTGAACGAGGACTTCGTCGACGCCTACTTCGCCCGCATGCGGCGAGGCATCGGTGTGCCGGCAGCAGTCGGCCCGGAGCTCGAACGACTCCTCGGGCGGCGGCCGGCCACGTTCGCCGAGTGGGCCGTACGCCATACTCACGCCTTCGACACGGCGGCGTGATGTCCGGCGTTGATGCCCCAATCCGAGTTGGCTGATGCGAACGTGCGAGCCGTACCACCACCCCCCTGCCGCGGTGGTACGGCTCGCACCCGATCGACGTCGGCTATGCCGAGTGCGCCTGACCGGGCTGGTAATCGCCGGCGGGCTGCTTGTTGATGACGTTGAAACGGTTGAAGCTGTTGATGATCGAGATCTGCGCGAGCAGAGCACCGACCTCTTCCTCGTCGAAGTTCGCAACGACGTCCGCCCACGCATCGTCGGTAACGCCTCCGGCGCCGTCGGCAATGCGCGTACCCTGCTCGGTCAGCTCGAGGGCGGCGCGCTCCGCCGGGGTGAACACCGTTGCCTCCCGCCAGGTCGCAACCAGGTTGATCCGTGCGGCGGTCTCACCGGCATGCGCTAGGTCCTTTGCATGCATGTCGGTGCAATAGCCACAGCCGTTGATCTGGCTGGCCCGAAGGTTGACGAGCTCTCGCGTCGAAGCCGGCAGTTTCGAGTTGATGACCGCCTGCCCGGCGGCGCCGATGTGCTTGAACACCTTCATGGCCGTCTCGTTCTGGAATGGGTTGATACGCGGTTCCATTACTTCTCCTTTTTTGTGATTGCCAGTTGCGCGGGAGATGCGCAACCGTCTGATCGGGTCGGGCCTGAGCCGCGTCTACGACTCACCCGAGCCGAGCTGCTTCAGCAGGGCAAGGACGTTGACGACGCCTCGCGTCTCGGCGATTCGTCCCTCGACGAATCGGAGGATGAAGATCTCGTCGTACGTGACCGACGCACCGGCCGCAGGTACGCCCATGTAGTCGTCACCGGTGTGCGTGCCGCGTACGGTCTGTCGCGAGACGACTTTGTCGTCCTTGGCGATCAGATCCTCGCTGGTGATGAGCAGGTCAGGAAATGCTCGGTGGAGCATCAGATTGACCTGCTTCACCGCCTCCGCCCCGGTCGCTTCGATCGGCAGCGGCGTGCCCATGTCGACGTCGGGTTCGAAGATCTCATCGATCGTCTCGGCGATCAGATCCTCGTCATGGGTGTTGCTCGCATCGAGCATCCGCTGGTAGATCGCGGTGTTCGCTGCTTCCTCGGGTGTTGACATCCGAGCTCCTTTCGTTGCGGCCCGCATGGGGCTCGTACCTGATCGACGAACGCGGGGCCCGTCAGGGGACCGGATGCGCGGGCTAAGAGGCAGGAACCGGGGTCGGGATCGGTGCCTCGACCCGGCGACAAATCGGTTGCGGGTAGATGCCGTTGCGGACAGGCCGATCAGAGTCGTTCTAGCCGGTTGGCAAGAAACCGGCGCTCGGGGATTGATGTCGCGAGCTCGAGTGCTTGGCGATAGGCAACGCGGGCTTCATCACCGCGCCCGAGGCGCCGCAACAGCTCTCCACGGGTCGAGTGGAAGTACAGATAGCCATCCAGACCGAGGTGGTCGACGGCACGAAGAGCCGAGAGCGGGTCACCGGCCTCGGCGATGGCCACGGCCCGATTGAGCTCCACGACCGCAGAACCGGTGAGCTCGGCGAGCCGCTCGTACAGCGTGGCGATCTGCGGCCAGTCGATTCGCTCCCGGGTCTGCAACGACGCGATCGCCGCCTGCACGACGTACGCACCGTGACCGCCCGATGCCAACGCGCGGTCGAGCATCGCCCGCCCGGCCAGGAGCTCGTCGGTGTCCCACAGCGAACGATCCTGATCCTCGAGCAGCACGAGGTCGTCGCCGGAGAATCGGGCATGTCGGCGGGCATGGTGAATCCGCATCAGGGCCAGCAAACCCTGTGCCTCCGGCTCGCCGGGCAGCAACGCGACCAGTACCTGCGCCAAGCTGATGGCTTCGGCGGCAAGGTCGACGCGGCCGCCGTAGCCCGCGTTGTAGATCAGGTAGATGACGGCGAGCACCGCATCCAGGCGATCCGGCAGCACGTGCTCTCCGGGTACAGCGAACGGGATGCCCGTGGCCTTGATCTTCGCCTTGGCCCGGCTGAGCCGCCGCTTCATCGTCTCCGGCGCAACCAGGAACGCACCGGCGATCTCAGCGGTCTCCAGTCCGCCGAGAGCCCGCAGCGTCAACGCCACCTGCCCATCCAAAGGAAGCGCGGGATGACAGCAGGTGAAGATCAGTTCGAGTCGTTCGTCTTTGATCACGGTGTCAGCTGTCCCGTCAGTCGCGGCCTCCTGCGCCGCCAACAAGTGCAGCTTGGAGGTCAGGGTGCGCTCTCGCCGGATCCGGTCGATCGCCTTGTTCCGGCCGGTTGTCACCAACCACCCACCAGGGTTCGACGGAACACCCGACCTCGGCCACTGGGCCACTGCGATCGCAAACGCTTCCTGGGCGGCCTCCTCGGCCCGGTCGAAGTCGCCCAGGTAGCCGATCAGGGAGGCGAGAACCCGGCCCCATTCGTCGCGGAAGACCTGCTCCAGCACGTTCGGCCTCAGCGCTGCGCCAAGGGCCTGACCTCGACGACACCGTGCCGTGCAGTCGGCACCCGCACGGCGAGTTCAATCGCCTCGTCGAGATTGGCGGCTTCGATCAGCGCCACGCCCCCGAGAACTTCCTTGGTGTCCGCGAACGGACCGTCTGTCATCAGCGTCCGACCGCCGCCGACCCGAACACTGGTGGCCATCTCGGGCGTCGCCAACTGCGCGGCATGGAGCAGGCGGGGGTCGTCGGCCAGTGCGGCATACTCCGCATCGGCCGTTTCTCGCTCCGCGTCCGACCACGCGTGTTCGGAGCCGGGCACTGCGTAGAACATCAACGCGTACTGCATCGCTTCCTCCATTGCTCAGAGCTCGTCGTACAAGCGACGAACGGACTGTTGGTCGTGGGACATCTACGCGATGTCGGTTTCCGGGTCGGGATCGTCAGAAGCCGATCGCCTCGCGCAGCAACAGCACCGTGCCGCGCCCGGGGAAGAACTCCGGGCTGAGTGCGTTCAGGATCAGGATCCGGTTGACGGCGCTGGGCTTCCCGAACGCGTTCATGACGCGGTCGTTCTCCAGCGGGAGACAGTGCTCCTCGATGCGACGCAGTGCCGTATCGAGGTCGGGTACGACCTTCTGGGCACCGACGACCCAGATGGCGTGGGCGGCGCCGCCGGCGTACCCGACCAGTTGGCTTCCGCTTGCCGATGCGATCACGAGACTGCCGGACTCCGTGACGGCGTGGACACTGCCGACGATGACATCCGGGCTGGCGATCATCCGCCGCATCTCGTCGCGTTGGGTGGTGCGATCCATCGTCAGCCCGCGCGGCCGGACGGCGTCGTATCGTCCGCTGCCGTTGATGTCCGCATCGATTCCCGACAGCCGGAGGGTCTCGCTCGCCCCGGTGAGTACGCTCGCGCCCTCTGGGATCAGGTCGTTGATGCGGACTCGTGCGGACGCCACGTCGTCGAGAATGTCAACCGTGAAACCATTCGCAGCGAGTGCGGCGGATGTCCGGTTGAGGCGCTCGGCCGACGCCGGGTCATCAAACGCGGGCGCGGAAGCTGTCGTTGTCATGCAGTCGTCTCCTCATGATCGGGTTCCTCTGATCGGGACGACAATGCAGCTCGACGAAATGTCAGGTTGGTGCAGACCTGACGTTCGTTGGCCCTGTCGTGTCGAATGGATAGGGCGTAGCGGCGACTGAGGAGAGGAATATCGATGGCGACCAGATCCGAGACTGAACCCGACGGATCCGATCCGCACCTGAGCGCGATCATGAGGGAACGACGTCGGCTCATCAATCTCGCGTACAGGCTTCTCGGCTCCCTGTCCGAGGCCGAGGATGCCGTCCAGGAGGCGTACGTACGGTGGTATGCCATGTCTGCGCAGGAGCAGGCGGCCATCGAGTCGCCTGGCGCCTGGCTGAGCACCGTCACCAGTCGCATCTGCCTCAACGTGCTGCGTTCAGCTCGGGCGCGGCGTGAGACCTACGTGGGCGAGTGGATCCCCGAGCCCCTACCCGACCGCACGGAGTGGGGTGCCGGACCGTCGGCCGCCACCGTCGACGGGACCGACCCCGCGGATCGGGTGACCCTCGACGAGTCGATCAGTATGGCGTTCCTCGTGGTCCTCGAGGCGATGACGCCGGCCGAAAGGGTCGCCTTCATCCTGCACGACGTGTTCCACTATCCGTTCGCCGAGGTGGCCGAGATCGTCGGCCGTACGCCCGCCGCGTGTCGCCAACTCGCCTCGTCGGCACGCCGCCGGATCAGTGCGGCGCAGTCCACAGCGGCTCCCCGGCCCGAGCAGGCCGACATCGTCCGGGCGTTCAAGCTGGCCTGGCAGGCAAAGGACATCGATGCTCTCCTCGGTCTGCTCGACCCCGAGGTCCGAGCGATCGGCGACGGCGGCGGCATCGTCAACGCGGTCCTGGATCCGGTCGAAGGACGTGAACAGGTCGCCCAGGCGTGCGTCCACGTCGCATCCCAGGGCGCCGCCCTCACGGTGCTCGAACGCACCGTGAACGGCCAGCCCGGCCTGGTCGCTCAGCGCGGCGGCGTCACGGTTGCCGTGTTGGCCTTCGACATCGTCGACGACCGGATCAAGCAACTGTGGACCGTGCTCAACCCCGAGAAGCTCCAGCAATGGATGACGGACTTCTGACTCAGGACACTAGGCCCATTCGGACTTCGTCTCGCGGGTGATCAGCGACTTCAACATCTGTTCCGGACTCAGCTCACCGCGGATCAGCGCGGCCACATGGTCGACGATCGGCATGTCGACGCCGTGTGCGGCGGCGAGCTGGGCGATCGCCTCGCACGATTTGACGCCCTCGGCGACCTGTCGGGTCGATGCGGCGACCTCGTCGACGGTCATGCCCTTACCGAGCTTCTCACCGAACGTACGGTTGCGCGACAGCGGCGAACCGCAGCTCGCCACCAGGTCACCGAGACCCGCGAGCCCCGACAGCGTCTTGGGGTCGGCGCCCATTGCGGTCGCCAATCGAGCGGTCTCGGCAAGACCGCGGGTGATCACGGTCGCCTTGGCGTTGTCGCCGAAACCGAGCCCGGTTGCCATGCCGACCGCCAGCGCGATGACGTTCTTCGTCGTCCCGCCGAGCTCACAGCCCACCACGTCGGTGTTGGTGTACGGCCGGAACGCCCGACTGTGGCAGCGGTCCTGTACGCGCGTCGCAACGTCGATGTCAGCGCAGGCGACGACGCTCGCGGCGGGTTCGCGGCGCGAGATCTCATGCGAGAGGTTGGGACCCGAGACGACTGCGATCCGGTCGTCGCCGGCGCCGGTCAGTTCCGCGATGACCTCGCTCATCCGCTTGAGGCTGCCGAGCTCGACGCCCTTCATCAGGCTGACGATCACGGCGTCGTCTGCGATGAGGTGCGCCCAGCTCTCGAGGTTCGCCCGCAGCTGCTGCGACGGCACGGCGAGCACAACGAGGTCGGCACCGTCGAGTACGACGGCAGGGTCATGGCTGGCGAGCATTCCGTCCGGTAGTTCGATGCCCGGGAGGTACTCGGTGTTCTCGCGCTTCTCGTTGATCGCGTCGCACACCTCCTGCCGGCGCCCCCAGATGTGCACATCGTTGCCGGCGTCGGACAACACCAGCGAGAACGCCGTGCCCCAGGATCCCGCCCCGAGTACGGCGACCATCGGTCGGCTCGACGCCATCACGACTCCTTCTCGTCTCGATCATCGTCGGCTTCGTCCGTGCGCTTGTGCGCGGCCGGATCGTACGGTTCGGCGGGCGGCTTCTCGCCGCGGATGTCTCCGAGGAGTCTGCTGATCTCGCGCATCAACCGGTCCGTCGCCTCTCGTACGGTCGCCGGTGTCACGGGCTGGGCACGCAGATCGTCGAGGTCGAGCGGAGCGCCCATCGTGAACGACACTGTCTTGCGTGGGATGAGATGTGGCCGCTTGGTGTACGGGTACAGCACCTCGTTCGACCCCCACTGCGCAACGGGTACGAGCGGGCAGCCGGTCTCGAGAGCGACGCGCGCGGCTCCGCTCTTGCCGCGCATCGGCCACAGGTCGGGATCGCGACTGATCGTGCCCTCGGGATAGAAGATCACGCAGCCGCCGTCTCTGACGGCGTCTTCGGACGCCGCGAACGCGTCGGCAGCGGAACGCGTGTTGCGCAGCACCGGAATCTGCCCCGACACCCGCATGATCCAGCCGAGCACGGGTACGTCGAACAGCCCTTGCTTGGCCAGAAACCTCGGCGACACGTCCATGTCGTACAGGAAATGCGACACCATCAACGGGTCGATGTGCGCTATGTGATTGATCGCGAGCACGAATCCACCGTCGGGCAGGTTCTCCTGGCCCTTCCAGCGGCGCCGCACAGCCACCATCAGAATCGGCCGGAGGATCAGACCGATGACTCGAATCGAGCGCCATCTGCGCCGTACGTCACGTGCCACCGATGCTCCTGTCGTTTCGTCCCCGTCCACGTGTTGTTAGAGCGTAGGCCATTGCCGCTGCCGTCCGAGACAGCGCCGCGAGTCACGGCCAACCATCAGTACGGCACAATCGAACGAGTGACAGCCAACTCCGATGCCGGATGGACCGTCATCATCCCGGCAAAAGCGGCCGAGCGCGCCAAGACCCGCCTCGCGCCGACGTACGAAGGTCTGCGCCCCTCGATGGCGCGCGCGTTCGCTCTCGACACCATCCGCGCAACGTGTGAGTGCGACCGGGTCAACCGGGTCGTCGTCGTGACCGATGACGAGGTGCTCGGCGATACGGTACGCGGCTGGCGCGCCGTCACGGTTGTCGCCGATCCCGGTGGTGACCTCAACGCCGCGATCCGTGCCGGCGCCGACGCTGCGCCCGCCCGCGCACGCACGGCAGTCGTGCCCGCCGATCTCCCAGCGCTCACTGCAACGATGTTGGCCAGCACCCTCGATCTCGCTGCACCACATGACCGTGCCGTCGTGGCCGACGGCGAAGGCGTCGGCACGACCTTGCTCAGCGCCCGTACGCCTGCACAGCTGAGGCCCGCGTACGGACCCGGCTCGTTCGCGGCCCATCGCGACAGTGGCGCGATCGTGATCGACATCAGAGCCGATGCAGGCATCCGCCGTGATGTCGACGTTCCCCGTCACCTCACCGAAGCGGCCATGCTCGGCGTCGGGCCATCGACCCGGCGAGTTCTCGAGCGCATCCGCAAACGCGAGGAGACCGAGCCCACAACGGACCCGGTCTCCTCGAGATGATGCTCGGCGTCAGCGCTTTCGCGCTGTCGTCTTCTTCGCGGTGCTCTTCTTGGCTGGCGCCTTCTTCGCGGCCGTCTTCTTGGCCGTGGTCTTCTTGGCTGGCGCCTTCTTCGCGGCCGTCTTCTTGGCCGTGGTCTTCTTCGCGGGCGCCTTCTTGGCGGTGCTCTTCTTCGCAGCCGTCTTCTTCGCAGGCGACGCCTTCTTGGTCGTCGTCTTCTTGGCGGTGCTCTTCTTCGCAGCCGTCTTCTTCGCAGGCGACGCCTTCTTGGTCGTCGTCTTCTTCGCGGTGCTCTTCTTCGCAGCCGTCTTCTTGGCCGTGGTCTTCTTCGCAGGCGACGCCTTCTTCGCGGTCGTCTTCTTCGCAGCCGCCTTCTTCACCGTCGGCGGCTTCGGGAGCTTCTTCGCGCCAGACACGACATCCTTCAGCTCGGCTCCGGCTCGGAACTTCGGAACCGCCGTCTTCTTGGCTCGTACTCGTTCACCGGTTGCCGGATTACGAACCATTCGAGCCGGCCGGTTGACCTTCTCGAAAGCACCGAAACCGGTGATGGCGACTTTCTCCCCCTTGCTGACCTCGCGGGCGATCGTGTCGATCACCGCGTCGAGCGCCTTGCCCGCCTGCTTCTTGTTGCCCTCGAAGTGGGCCGCGAGCGCTTCAATGAACTGACTCTTGTTCACTGTCTTCCCTTCCCGTGAACTCGGCCGAGCGCGCGCCCGACTCACAAGTGACCGTAAGCAATACACGGCGCATAGACAATCACCGTACGGCGTTTCGCCATGGTGTGTTGCGATCTGAGTTAGCGCCTCAGATCGCCGTATCGGGCGGAGAATCCATTCGGAAAGCAGAATGAAAATGCTCAGGTTACATAAATAGTTGAAACCTGAGGACCGGTCATACTCCGACTGTCGTCACAGGTTTGTACGCGGGGCGGTTCGACTCGTACGTAGCGACATCTTCTTCATGCGACAGGGTGATTGCGATGTCGTCGAGGCCCTCGAGCAGTCGCCAACGTGTGTAATCGTCGATGTCGAAGGAGTCTTCGAGCCGATCCGGACCCTCACCGACGCGGATCGTTCGCTCGATGAGGTCGACCGTTACCTCCGTGCCGGGGGCGTCCTCGAGCCGGCGCCAGATGTCTCGCACAGTCTTGTCGTCGACCTGAGCAGCGAGCAGCCCGGCCTTGCCGGAGTTGCCCCGGAAGATGTCGCCGAAGCGCGAAGCGATCACAACCCGGAAACCGTAGTTCTGCAATGCCCAGACTGCATGCTCACGAGACGATCCGGTGCCGAAGTCGGGGCCCGCGACCAGCACACTGCCGTTCGCGTACGCCGGATCGTTCAGGACGAACTCCGGATCATTGCGCCATGCGGCGAAGAGGCCGTCCTCGAAGCCCGATCGCGTTACACGCTTGAGGTAGACGGCAGGAATGATCTGGTCGGTGTCGACATTGCTCCGCCGCAGCGGTACGCCGACGCCGGAGTGGGTTTCGAACTTGTCCATTGTCACGTGCTCCTGACGTCAGCTGTTGCTGAGTTGGTCGGTACGAAGATCGGACGGCGCGGCGAGGTGACCGAGAACCGCTGTTGCGACAGCGACCTGCGGCGAAACCAAGTGCGTACGACCGCCCTTGCCTTGTCGACCCTCGAAGTTGCGGTTGGACGTCGATGCGCTGCGCTCCCCCGGGGAGAGCTGATCGGGGTTCATGCCAAGGCACATGGAGCAACCGGCACCGCGCCATTCGGCGCCGGCGTTCTTGAACACCACGTCGAGGCCTTCGTCCTCGGCCTGCAGACGTACGCGCGCCGAACCCGGCACGACCAGCAGACGGGTGTCGGGGTCTACCTGGTGACCCTCGATGATCTGCGCGGCGGTCCGAAGGTCTTCCATCCGACCGTTGGTGCAGGACCCCACGAAGACCGTGTCCACCTTGATGTCTCGAAGGGGCGTACCTGGTTCGAGCGCCATGTACTCCAGCGCGCGCTCGGTCGCGATCCGCTCGTTGGCGTCGTCGAAGTCGTCGGGCGACGGAACCGTCGAGCCGAGCGGCCTGCCCTGCCCGGGGTTCGTACCCCAGGTGACGAACGGCGTCAGGGATGACGCGTCGATGGTCACCTCGCGATCGAACTCGGCGTCGGGGTCGGTCGCGAGACCACGCCAGTACGCGACCGCGTCGTCCCACTGCTCGCCCTTCGGCGCGTGCTCACGCCCCTCGAGGTAGGCGAACGTCGTCTCGTCGGGAGCGATCATTCCGGCCTTCGCGCCCCATTCGATCGACATGTTGCAGATCGTCATCCGCGCTTCCATCGACAGCTCGCGGATCGCCTGGCCGCGGTACTCGACGATGTAGCCCTGACCGCCGCCGGTGGACTCCTGGGCGATCAGCGCGAGCACGAGGTCCTTCGCCGAGACGTCGTCCGGCAGCGACCCCTCGACGTTGACCGCCATGGTCTTCGGCCGCGCCTGCGGGAGCGTCTGCGTCGCGAGCACATGCTCGACCTCGCTCGTACCGATGCCGAACGCGAGCGCTCCGAACGCACCATGTGTCGAGGTATGGGAGTCGCCGCATACGACGGTGGTGCCCGGTTGGGTCAGCCCGAGCTGCGGTCCGACGACGTGCACGATTCCCTGGTCGACGTCGCCGAGCGGAGCCAGGCGTACGCCGAACTCCTCGCAGTTGCGCCGCAGCGTCTCGACCTGCGTACGAGAGACCGGATCGGCGATCGGCTTGTCGACATCGATCGTCGGAACGTTGTGGTCCTCGGTAGCGAGCGTGAGGTCAGTGCGGCGCACTCGTCTGCCCGCGAGCCGAAGGCCCTCGAACGCCTGCGGGCTCGTCACCTCGTGTACGAGATGCAGATCGATGAAAAGCAGGTCTGGTTCGCCGTCGGCGCTTCGGACCACGTGCTCGTCCCATACCTTCTCTGCGAGGGTTCTGCCCATCGGTTCTGCTCCTTGGAAGAGTTGTCTGACTCGCACTCGTGTCGCACTTGCATTCCAGTATGCGAGACGGCAGTATCGAGGCATGGACAACTCTAGCGGAGTCGGCGTTCTTGATAAAGCCGCACTCGTGCTTACTGCACTCGAGTCGGGACCGGCGACACTCGCGGGGCTCGTCACGAACACCGGCCTTGCCCGCCCGACGGCACACCGACTCGCGGTTGCGCTCGAGCATCACCGGTTGGTCGCTCGCGATATGCAGGGCCGTTTCATACTCGGGCCACGACTCTCCGAGCTGTCCGCAGCCGCGGGCGAAGACCGGCTCCTCGCCGCCGCGGGTCCGGTGCTCGCACGCCTGCGCGACATCACCGGCGAGTCGGCTCAGCTCTTCCGCCGCCAGGGCGACGTACGCGTGTGTGTCGCGGCCGCCGAACGCCCCACCGGCTTGCGCGACACAGTGCCGGTCGGCAGCCAGCTGACCATGACGGCCGGGTCCGCAGCGCAGATTCTCCTTGCCTGGGAGGATCCTGAGCGGATGAACCGCGGGCTGCAGAACTCCGCGTTCTCCGCCGCGGCGCTGGCCGGCGTACGCAGGCGAGGCTGGTCACAGAGCGTCGGTGAGCGTGAGGCAGGCATCGGATCGGTGTCGGCAGCGGTCAGATCGCCGTCTGGCAAGGTGATTGCTGCCGTGTCCGTATCGGGTCCGCTCGAGCGGCTTTCTCGCCAGCCCGGCCGTATTCATGCACCTGCTGTGGTCGCTGCAGCCGAGCGACTCAGCCAGTCGCTGCGTCGCACCGGAGACTGACCGCCGCCGCGCTAGCGACTCAACACCTCGTACGCTGCGGCCGCGACGGCGAGATCCTGCCACGACATTCCGGTGCCCTTGAACACGGCCGGACGGTCATTCGGTACGTGCGCGTCTCCCCGCACGAGATCGCGAAGCGTTGTCGTTGCGGCGATGTCGAGCACGCCATCCGCCGCCGCGAGTACAACATCGCCGGCCTCCCGGCGAGCTGTGTC
The sequence above is drawn from the Nocardioidaceae bacterium SCSIO 66511 genome and encodes:
- the sigJ gene encoding RNA polymerase sigma factor SigJ, whose protein sequence is MATRSETEPDGSDPHLSAIMRERRRLINLAYRLLGSLSEAEDAVQEAYVRWYAMSAQEQAAIESPGAWLSTVTSRICLNVLRSARARRETYVGEWIPEPLPDRTEWGAGPSAATVDGTDPADRVTLDESISMAFLVVLEAMTPAERVAFILHDVFHYPFAEVAEIVGRTPAACRQLASSARRRISAAQSTAAPRPEQADIVRAFKLAWQAKDIDALLGLLDPEVRAIGDGGGIVNAVLDPVEGREQVAQACVHVASQGAALTVLERTVNGQPGLVAQRGGVTVAVLAFDIVDDRIKQLWTVLNPEKLQQWMTDF
- a CDS encoding NAD(P)-dependent glycerol-3-phosphate dehydrogenase; the protein is MASSRPMVAVLGAGSWGTAFSLVLSDAGNDVHIWGRRQEVCDAINEKRENTEYLPGIELPDGMLASHDPAVVLDGADLVVLAVPSQQLRANLESWAHLIADDAVIVSLMKGVELGSLKRMSEVIAELTGAGDDRIAVVSGPNLSHEISRREPAASVVACADIDVATRVQDRCHSRAFRPYTNTDVVGCELGGTTKNVIALAVGMATGLGFGDNAKATVITRGLAETARLATAMGADPKTLSGLAGLGDLVASCGSPLSRNRTFGEKLGKGMTVDEVAASTRQVAEGVKSCEAIAQLAAAHGVDMPIVDHVAALIRGELSPEQMLKSLITRETKSEWA
- the leuD gene encoding 3-isopropylmalate dehydratase small subunit, whose amino-acid sequence is MDKFETHSGVGVPLRRSNVDTDQIIPAVYLKRVTRSGFEDGLFAAWRNDPEFVLNDPAYANGSVLVAGPDFGTGSSREHAVWALQNYGFRVVIASRFGDIFRGNSGKAGLLAAQVDDKTVRDIWRRLEDAPGTEVTVDLIERTIRVGEGPDRLEDSFDIDDYTRWRLLEGLDDIAITLSHEEDVATYESNRPAYKPVTTVGV
- a CDS encoding HU family DNA-binding protein, which translates into the protein MNKSQFIEALAAHFEGNKKQAGKALDAVIDTIAREVSKGEKVAITGFGAFEKVNRPARMVRNPATGERVRAKKTAVPKFRAGAELKDVVSGAKKLPKPPTVKKAAAKKTTAKKASPAKKTTAKKTAAKKSTAKKTTTKKASPAKKTAAKKSTAKKTTTKKASPAKKTAAKKSTAKKAPAKKTTAKKTAAKKAPAKKTTAKKTAAKKAPAKKSTAKKTTARKR
- the leuC gene encoding 3-isopropylmalate dehydratase large subunit — translated: MGRTLAEKVWDEHVVRSADGEPDLLFIDLHLVHEVTSPQAFEGLRLAGRRVRRTDLTLATEDHNVPTIDVDKPIADPVSRTQVETLRRNCEEFGVRLAPLGDVDQGIVHVVGPQLGLTQPGTTVVCGDSHTSTHGAFGALAFGIGTSEVEHVLATQTLPQARPKTMAVNVEGSLPDDVSAKDLVLALIAQESTGGGQGYIVEYRGQAIRELSMEARMTICNMSIEWGAKAGMIAPDETTFAYLEGREHAPKGEQWDDAVAYWRGLATDPDAEFDREVTIDASSLTPFVTWGTNPGQGRPLGSTVPSPDDFDDANERIATERALEYMALEPGTPLRDIKVDTVFVGSCTNGRMEDLRTAAQIIEGHQVDPDTRLLVVPGSARVRLQAEDEGLDVVFKNAGAEWRGAGCSMCLGMNPDQLSPGERSASTSNRNFEGRQGKGGRTHLVSPQVAVATAVLGHLAAPSDLRTDQLSNS
- the cofC gene encoding 2-phospho-L-lactate guanylyltransferase, whose product is MTANSDAGWTVIIPAKAAERAKTRLAPTYEGLRPSMARAFALDTIRATCECDRVNRVVVVTDDEVLGDTVRGWRAVTVVADPGGDLNAAIRAGADAAPARARTAVVPADLPALTATMLASTLDLAAPHDRAVVADGEGVGTTLLSARTPAQLRPAYGPGSFAAHRDSGAIVIDIRADAGIRRDVDVPRHLTEAAMLGVGPSTRRVLERIRKREETEPTTDPVSSR
- a CDS encoding 1-acyl-sn-glycerol-3-phosphate acyltransferase, whose product is MARDVRRRWRSIRVIGLILRPILMVAVRRRWKGQENLPDGGFVLAINHIAHIDPLMVSHFLYDMDVSPRFLAKQGLFDVPVLGWIMRVSGQIPVLRNTRSAADAFAASEDAVRDGGCVIFYPEGTISRDPDLWPMRGKSGAARVALETGCPLVPVAQWGSNEVLYPYTKRPHLIPRKTVSFTMGAPLDLDDLRAQPVTPATVREATDRLMREISRLLGDIRGEKPPAEPYDPAAHKRTDEADDDRDEKES